A region of Desulfovibrio psychrotolerans DNA encodes the following proteins:
- the ade gene encoding adenine deaminase, with protein MSHTNTLTDTLTNTLIGTAVGETPADLLIRNVRLVNVLSGEIHPAHIAVKDGCVIGFEEYEARTVVDARHRYCVPGLIDGHIHIESTLLSPARFARIAAQHGTAAVICDPHEIANVMGTAGLEYMLAASEHLPLSVFMMMPSCVPATHMESSGAVLTHEHVHDFLTRYPQRILGLAEVMNYPGVLFRNPEVLAKLNAAQGRVIDGHAPLLHGKDLNAYIIAGPASDHESSTVEEAREKLRKGMHLMVREGSQEHNLLDLLQTVNEFNSHRASFVCDDRLVNDLVNHGHMDDILRKAMATGLAPMRAVQMATINTARYFGLHRRGALAPGYRADMVLLDDLQSFTIADCYLAGRRVEECDFSSSVHFSENTMRVANLDKDALRVPAQAGKLRVIGIMPGQIITEHQLLEPALREGEAVADAGRDLAKLAVFERHNARGNVGLGFVTGLGLRAGALAGTVAHDSHNLIVGGMDDEDMLTAAREVVRIGGGLAVAHAGKVLASLPLPIAGLMSDAPVEEVLAGLQSINAALATLGYKLGSPFAALSFLALPVIPSLKLTDMGLVDVQRFAMVGLWAE; from the coding sequence ATGTCTCACACCAACACACTCACCGACACACTTACCAACACGCTGATAGGCACAGCCGTGGGCGAGACGCCCGCAGACCTGCTCATCCGCAACGTCCGGCTGGTCAACGTCCTTTCCGGCGAAATCCACCCCGCGCACATCGCGGTCAAAGACGGCTGCGTCATCGGCTTTGAGGAGTACGAAGCCCGCACCGTGGTGGACGCCCGGCACCGCTACTGCGTTCCCGGCCTCATAGACGGGCATATCCACATAGAATCCACTCTGCTCTCTCCGGCCCGCTTTGCGCGCATAGCGGCACAGCACGGCACCGCCGCCGTCATCTGCGACCCGCACGAGATTGCCAACGTCATGGGCACCGCCGGGCTGGAATACATGCTGGCAGCCAGCGAACACCTGCCCCTCTCCGTGTTCATGATGATGCCCTCATGCGTGCCCGCCACGCATATGGAAAGCTCCGGCGCGGTGCTCACCCACGAGCATGTGCACGATTTTCTCACCCGCTACCCTCAGCGCATACTGGGGCTGGCAGAGGTGATGAACTACCCCGGCGTGCTTTTCCGCAACCCGGAGGTGCTGGCCAAGCTGAACGCCGCACAGGGCCGCGTCATAGACGGGCACGCCCCGCTGCTGCACGGCAAGGACCTGAACGCCTACATCATTGCCGGTCCTGCCAGCGACCACGAATCGTCCACCGTGGAAGAGGCACGCGAAAAGCTGCGCAAGGGCATGCACCTTATGGTGCGCGAAGGCTCGCAGGAACACAACCTGCTCGACCTGCTGCAAACCGTCAACGAATTCAACAGCCACCGCGCCTCGTTCGTCTGCGACGACCGTCTGGTGAACGACCTCGTAAACCACGGCCACATGGACGACATCCTGCGCAAGGCCATGGCAACAGGGCTTGCGCCCATGCGCGCCGTGCAGATGGCCACCATAAACACCGCCCGCTACTTCGGGCTGCACAGGCGTGGCGCCTTAGCTCCCGGCTACCGGGCAGACATGGTGCTGCTCGACGATCTGCAATCCTTCACCATTGCCGACTGCTACCTTGCGGGCCGCCGCGTAGAGGAGTGCGACTTCTCCTCTTCCGTGCATTTTTCCGAAAACACCATGCGGGTGGCCAATCTGGACAAAGACGCCCTGCGCGTTCCCGCACAAGCAGGCAAGCTGCGGGTCATCGGCATTATGCCGGGCCAGATCATCACAGAACACCAGCTGCTGGAACCGGCCCTGCGCGAAGGGGAAGCCGTGGCCGATGCCGGACGCGATCTCGCCAAACTTGCCGTGTTTGAGCGGCACAACGCCAGAGGCAACGTAGGGCTGGGATTCGTCACCGGGCTGGGCCTGCGGGCAGGTGCGCTGGCGGGCACAGTGGCCCATGATTCGCACAACCTGATTGTCGGCGGCATGGACGATGAAGACATGCTCACCGCCGCGCGCGAGGTAGTACGCATCGGCGGCGGACTGGCCGTGGCCCATGCGGGCAAGGTGCTGGCGTCGCTGCCGCTGCCCATTGCCGGACTCATGAGCGATGCGCCCGTAGAAGAGGTGCTGGCTGGCCTGCAATCCATAAATGCCGCCCTCGCCACACTGGGCTACAAGCTCGGCAGCCCCTTTGCCGCCCTTTCCTTCCTCGCCCTGCCGGTCATCCCGTCACTTAAGCTTACAGATATGGGGCTGGTGGATGTGCAGCGGTTCGCCATGGTAGGATTATGGGCTGAGTAG
- a CDS encoding ABC transporter permease yields MMLEDIAFITKIAVKSSAAVFFAALGEIFTQRSGVLNLGVEGMMLVGALAGVAVGSATQNPVLATLGGMAVGGTLALLHAFFAITLRVNQTLSGLALTILGGGLASFLGRAYIGKPALRMTVWNVPYLSDIPVVGDVFFRQTPLVYAAYLLVPAAAWVLFRSRLGLRIRAVGEDAASADAAGVPVAAIRYGCTVFGGCMAGLGGAYLSLAYTPGWKENMTMGQGWIAIAMVIFATWHPVRAYAGALLFGGLAALQFFFQATGVEVVPIHILRMFPYLATILVLIAVMRLDRTRGSGAGPAALGIPFSREG; encoded by the coding sequence ATGATGCTGGAAGACATTGCCTTCATCACCAAAATAGCAGTCAAATCCTCGGCAGCGGTCTTCTTCGCCGCCCTTGGCGAAATTTTCACCCAGCGCAGCGGCGTGCTGAATCTGGGCGTGGAAGGCATGATGCTTGTGGGCGCGCTGGCAGGTGTCGCCGTGGGCAGCGCCACCCAGAACCCCGTGCTCGCCACGCTGGGCGGCATGGCCGTGGGCGGCACGCTTGCCCTGCTGCACGCCTTTTTCGCCATCACCCTGCGGGTGAACCAAACCCTTTCCGGCCTTGCCCTGACCATTCTGGGCGGCGGGCTCGCCAGCTTTCTGGGCCGCGCCTACATCGGCAAGCCTGCCCTGCGCATGACGGTCTGGAACGTGCCCTATCTTTCCGACATTCCCGTTGTGGGCGATGTCTTCTTCAGGCAGACTCCTCTGGTCTATGCGGCCTACCTGCTCGTACCCGCAGCCGCGTGGGTGCTGTTCCGTTCCCGGCTCGGGCTGCGCATACGCGCCGTGGGCGAAGATGCCGCCTCCGCCGATGCAGCGGGCGTGCCCGTTGCCGCCATCCGTTACGGGTGCACGGTGTTCGGCGGCTGCATGGCAGGGCTGGGCGGCGCGTATCTTTCGCTCGCCTACACGCCGGGATGGAAGGAAAACATGACCATGGGGCAGGGCTGGATAGCCATCGCCATGGTCATCTTCGCCACATGGCACCCTGTGCGCGCGTACGCGGGGGCGCTGCTCTTCGGCGGGCTGGCGGCCCTGCAATTCTTCTTTCAGGCCACGGGCGTGGAGGTTGTGCCCATTCACATCCTCCGCATGTTCCCGTATCTTGCCACCATCCTAGTGCTCATTGCCGTGATGCGCCTTGACAGAACAAGGGGAAGCGGCGCGGGTCCCGCCGCGCTGGGCATCCCCTTCAGCCGGGAGGGCTGA
- a CDS encoding ABC transporter permease: protein MLILEKRHTPLKHRAITTASVALGTALLAGAAVMALYGANPLLAYAAMFKGALGSTFGLTEVVVKAIPLTLTGLAVALCATMLLWNIGCEGQLVMGGIGAAGVVMLFAPVLPSPLLLPAVILCGAACGALWAFVPALLRVWANVSEILTTLLLNYVAIILMEYLYFGPWRDPQGMGFPGTPLFPPAAMLPRLLDTRIHLGLVFAVALAAGLHFLLARSKWGFSVRITGHGPQAAGYAGLNVPRQTLLVMAASGALAGLAGAGEAAAIHYRLQEGFAAGYGYDGIIVACLAALQPRLIPFCALLLGVFIVGGEQLATTMQLPASISRILEGALLFGFLLGENFGRYRIRPARRIKGAA, encoded by the coding sequence ATGCTCATACTGGAAAAACGCCATACCCCCCTCAAACACCGGGCCATAACCACCGCCTCCGTGGCGCTGGGCACGGCACTGCTGGCCGGGGCTGCCGTCATGGCACTGTACGGGGCCAACCCGCTGCTGGCTTACGCCGCCATGTTCAAGGGCGCGCTGGGGTCTACCTTCGGGCTGACGGAGGTGGTGGTAAAGGCCATCCCGCTCACCCTCACCGGGCTTGCCGTGGCCCTGTGCGCCACCATGCTGCTGTGGAACATCGGCTGCGAGGGGCAGCTTGTCATGGGCGGCATAGGTGCCGCCGGGGTGGTCATGCTGTTTGCCCCGGTGCTGCCCTCCCCGCTGCTGCTGCCTGCCGTCATCCTGTGCGGGGCGGCGTGCGGCGCACTGTGGGCCTTTGTGCCCGCCCTGCTGCGGGTATGGGCCAATGTCAGCGAAATCCTTACCACCCTGCTCCTGAACTACGTGGCCATCATCCTCATGGAATACCTGTATTTCGGCCCGTGGCGCGACCCGCAGGGCATGGGCTTTCCCGGCACGCCGCTCTTTCCGCCCGCCGCCATGCTGCCACGCCTTCTGGATACCCGCATCCATCTGGGGCTGGTTTTCGCCGTGGCCCTTGCCGCCGGGCTGCACTTCCTGCTGGCCCGTTCCAAATGGGGCTTCTCCGTGCGCATAACCGGGCACGGCCCGCAGGCCGCAGGATATGCGGGCCTGAACGTACCGCGCCAAACCCTGCTGGTCATGGCCGCCAGCGGCGCGCTGGCAGGACTTGCCGGAGCGGGCGAGGCAGCCGCCATACACTACCGGCTGCAGGAAGGATTCGCGGCGGGCTACGGGTATGACGGCATCATCGTGGCCTGCCTCGCTGCCCTGCAGCCCCGGCTCATCCCCTTCTGCGCGCTGCTGCTGGGCGTGTTCATCGTGGGCGGCGAGCAGCTTGCCACCACCATGCAGCTGCCCGCCTCCATCAGCCGGATACTGGAAGGGGCGCTGCTGTTCGGCTTTCTGCTGGGAGAAAACTTCGGCCGCTACCGCATCCGCCCTGCAAGGCGGATCAAAGGAGCCGCATGA